A window of the Chaetodon trifascialis isolate fChaTrf1 chromosome 9, fChaTrf1.hap1, whole genome shotgun sequence genome harbors these coding sequences:
- the LOC139336824 gene encoding P2Y purinoceptor 3-like, whose protein sequence is MEHFQICPVTNYYQRILLPVCFILVFLLGSSLNGALLWHVCCGTRRWSSTVIYMTNLAMTDLLYVLALPPLIISNAMDGVWPFGNIICKCVRFFFLVNLHCSMMFLTCISVHRFLGVCFPIAAVRFRTKKLALFVSGSVWTLAFAEVFPTLVFARAGVIDNVTVCFEMTSPRQFKVYLPYGLFLVVVGFLIPFLVIVTCYCSMMKTLYCRAADRLSNCRKAYTRNKTLHTLFVVCLLFVVCFVPYHVARTVYLFVRVYMPKDCARVNTAMTFFEVWKPVVGLNCCANPLLYFWGSSRHRQKLRAWLWRRRRRVQPSVCLVNVGGTNRSGG, encoded by the coding sequence ATGGAGCACTTCCAAATCTGTCCAGTGACCAACTACTACCAAAGGAtcctcctgcctgtgtgcttcaTCCTTGTGTTTCTGCTGGGCTCGAGCTTGAACGGCGCCCTGCTGTGGCACGTGTGCTGCGGGACGCGCCGCTGGAGCAGCACGGTCATCTACATGACCAACCTCGCCATGACGGATCTGCTCTACGTGCTGGCCTTGCCCCCTCTCATCATCAGCAACGCCATGGACGGCGTGTGGCCCTTCGGCAACATCATTTGCAAATGCGTCAGATTCTTCTTTTTAGTCAACCTCCACTGCAGCATGATGTTCCTCACCTGCATCAGCGTGCACCGGTTCCTCGGAGTGTGCTTCCCCATCGCCGCCGTGCGCTTCAGGACCAAAAAGCTCGCCCTCTTTGTGTCAGGCTCCGTTTGGACCCTGGCCTTTGCGGAGGTTTTTCCGACACTGGTTTTTGCGCGCGCCGGTGTGATCGACAACGTGACAGTGTGCTTTGAAATGACGAGCCCGCGGCAATTTAAAGTTTACTTGCCATATGGGCTGTTTTTAGTCGTAGTGGGATTTCTGATCCCATTCCTCGTCATCGTCACCTGTTACTGCTCCATGATGAAGACGCTTTATTGCAGGGCCGCGGACAGACTCTCTAATTGCAGGAAAGCTTACACGCGCAACAAGACCCTGCACACACTCTTCGTCGTGTGTCTCCTTTTCGTGGTGTGTTTTGTGCCTTATCACGTTGCTCGGACCGTCTACTTGTTTGTGAGGGTCTACATGCCCAAAGACTGTGCTCGTGTGAACACGGCCATGACCTTCTTCGAGGTGTGGAAACCTGTGGTCGGCCTGAACTGCTGCGCCAATCCTCTCCTCTACTTTTGGGGCTCTAGTCGCCACCGCCAGAAGTTAAGGGCctggctgtggaggaggaggagaagagtgCAGCCCAGCGTGTGTCTGGTAAACGTGGGCGGCACGAACAGGTCCGGAGGGTAA